A single Saccharomycodes ludwigii strain NBRC 1722 chromosome VII map unlocalized scaffold1, whole genome shotgun sequence DNA region contains:
- a CDS encoding conserved putative CP/RdRp fusion protein, with amino-acid sequence MSHPYNSNNNNTSDQVSSEHGTHTGRNSVMLSKDEVLDKFNNLILSFDNKCMDKSNFVPGMKMFIFRMKRDGLGCLLENDAESVLDPETLKMAGEFFLYFKKYFPDGFDSSNSLQILIDINAGIYDKTITSTVREILQEWFNLYYDGNVSAANYITKVKNLIAKTKNYHCEMSEYEMKRRIIASVNEHYPDFKNIILYQNSDKLNVDFEKIYEVIINLYEEKEWKPIKAKLVPGIKQYKEFKFEYGGTKYMLVNKRTISDEEIQMNSLTDSTTLKQQVLKDENFKNFAVDVLKFVTVSTSSRAKNEFVETFSKTLDNIHQLSRFIYEHKDKKTVAVSFEESKLRHYLSEWKLDLLRSHKNKDGYVQIGYDQLIALLRATVKSVSKQRQQKEEAARKLMEETISAAVTEHEQLVSDLAPFHTILQLNGSYLKQSSVIQAKAKDEWLKQPRDARKEGFDAWAQAWWCENKADAIMIEFDKLAKDSTLGAFLAKQNAFQE; translated from the coding sequence ATGTCCCATCCCTACAattccaacaataataatacttcaGATCAGGTTTCATCTGAACATGGCACTCACACTGGGAGGAATTCAGTTATGCTTTCTAAGGATGAAGTACTCGACAAGTTCAATAATTTGATACTCTCTTTTGATAATAAGTGTATGGACAAGAGTAACTTCGTTCCTGGTATgaaaatgtttatatttagaaTGAAACGTGATGGTTTAGGTTGTTTGCTTGAAAATGATGCTGAATCCGTCCTTGATCCGGAGACGTTAAAAATGGCAggtgaattttttttgtattttaaaaaatattttccagATGGATTTGATTCAAGCAATAGTTTGCAAATTCTAATTGATATCAATGCTGGTATTTATGATAAAACCATAACATCAACTGTAAGAGAAATTTTGCAGGAATGGTTCAACTTGTATTATGATGGTAATGTTAGTGCAGCAAACTACATAACTAAggtgaaaaatttgatagCTAAAACTAAGAATTACCATTGTGAAATGAGTGAATACGAGATGAAAAGGAGAATTATCGCATCTGTTAATGAGCATTATCccgattttaaaaacattattttgtaCCAAAACAGTGATAAGTTAAATGTTGACTTCGAAAAAATCTATGAAGTTATCataaatttatatgaagaaaaagaatggAAACCAATCAAGGCAAAATTGGTACCGGGTATTAAACAGTACAAAGAATTTAAGTTTGAATATGGGGGTACCAAGTACATGCTCGTCAATAAACGAACAATCAGTGATGAAGAAATCCAAATGAACTCATTAACCGATTCGACTACGTTAAAACAACAAGTTTTGAAAgatgaaaattttaaaaattttgctGTTGATGTTTTGAAGTTTGTCACAGTTTCTACCTCCTCTAGAGCCAAAAATGAATTTGTTGAgactttttcaaaaactcTTGACAATATCCATCAGCTATcaagatttatttatgaACATAAAGACAAGAAAACTGTTGCTGTTTCTTTTGAAGAATCCAAATTACGTCACTATCTTTCTGAATGGaaattagatttattaagaagccataaaaataaggatGGTTATGTTCAAATCGGCTATGATCAACTGATTGCTCTTTTGCGTGCTACAGTTAAGTCTGTTAGTAAACAACGTCAACAGAAAGAAGAGGCCGCTCGTAAGTTAATGGAAGAAACTATTTCAGCTGCTGTTACAGAACATGAACAATTGGTTTCAGATCTTGCTCCTTTTCATACTATTCTACAATTGAATGGATCTTACCTCAAACAATCTAGCGTCATTCAAGCTAAAGCGAAAGACGAATGGCTCAAGCAACCTAGAGATGCGAGAAAAGAAGGGTTTGATGCGTGGGCTCAGGCATGGTGGtgtgaaaataaagcaGATGCTATTATGATCGAGTTCGACAAATTAGCTAAAGATTCGACATTAGGTGCGTTTCTTGCAAAACAAAATGCGTTTCAAGAGTAA
- a CDS encoding uncharacterized protein (similar to Saccharomyces cerevisiae YOL140W | ARG8 | ARGinine requiring), whose protein sequence is MTPTDKKSYVFQCKINEKPAQAIAGKGTRITIEKDGKIYSDIIDAVTGAAVGALGWGDGYIVDIITEAAKTSTYSFPSLIGNKQSEELAKFYIDNSPKDAFASALWCCSSSEANESCMKIMYQYWLERGKTKKTKFISRKSSYHGFTIGSLSITDNARVVAFKNILLPETQCLKMPVCYPYRFQKKGQTEAEYVQELLGNLEKLIVDNDPETIISVTVETLPGSSIGTVPPPNGYLPGIRALCNKYDILMHLDEVMCGTGRSNPNGGLNCWENFMPLNQGPDLQSVGKALGSGYVTIAGVFISPKVKDAYVNGSNSVVGSHTYASHAFNCSVALGIQKKIIEKGLTKNIFKMGNLMGETLKKKLLANDNIVGDVRGIGGF, encoded by the coding sequence atgactCCTACTGATAAAAAGTCCTACGTTTTCCAATGCAAAATTAACGAAAAACCTGCCCAAGCTATAGCCGGTAAAGGCACTCGTATCACCATTGAAAAAGATGGTAAAATATATAgtgatattattgatgCCGTTACTGGTGCTGCTGTTGGTGCTTTGGGATGGGGTGATGGATACATCGTCGATATTATCACTGAAGCAGCCAAGACCTCTACCTATTCTTTCCCATCTTTGATTGGTAACAAACAATCCGAAGAACTGGCTAAATTTTACATCGACAATTCCCCAAAGGATGCATTTGCTTCTGCTTTATGGTGTTGCTCTAGTTCGGAAGCTAATGAAAGTTGTATGAAGATCATGTACCAGTACTGGTTAGAACGTGgcaagacaaaaaaaacaaaatttatttctagAAAGAGCTCTTATCATGGATTTACTATTGGTTCTCTATCTATTACTGACAATGCTCGTGTGGTTGCCTTTAAGAATATCTTATTGCCAGAAACTCAATGTCTAAAGATGCCGGTTTGCTACCCATACAGATTCCAAAAGAAGGGCCAAACCGAAGCTGAATATGTCCAAGAATTACTAGGTAACTTGGAAAAGTTGATTGTTGATAATGATCCCGAAACTATTATTTCTGTTACTGTTGAGACTTTGCCGGGCTCATCCATAGGCACTGTTCCGCCACCAAACGGATACCTACCAGGTATTCGTGCCTTGTGCAACAAATACGATATCTTGATGCACTTGGATGAAGTCATGTGTGGCACTGGTAGATCGAATCCAAACGGTGGATTGAATTGCTGGGAAAACTTCATGCCATTGAACCAAGGTCCAGATTTGCAATCAGTTGGTAAGGCTTTGGGATCTGGCTATGTCACTATTGCTGGTGTTTTTATCAGTCCAAAGGTTAAAGATGCATATGTTAATGGCAGTAACAGCGTCGTTGGTTCACACACCTATGCCTCCCATGCATTTAACTGTAGTGTTGCGTTAGgtatccaaaaaaaaatcattgaaAAAGGTTTGACTAAGAACATCTTCAAAATGGGCAACTTGATGGGTGAAACTTTGAAGAAGAAGTTACTAGCTAACGATAACATTGTTGGTGATGTCAGAGGTATTGGTGGGTTTTAG
- a CDS encoding uncharacterized protein (similar to Saccharomyces cerevisiae YAR050W | FLO1 | FLOcculation (paralog of YHR211W | FLO5)): protein MAYGYYQNSKPYHEQNGITSVIIQSGFPCQYNENDPSQYYLCNGEPDQQGTNWHCPYQYGHDATLCYNDNQLPYTLPVIFDYNTTFTNFTMELTGYFLAPQTGSYTFTLGYVDDSAGLLFGENAFGCCQQNDITASTTNFLVDAIKNWHVGIQNYAVAKITMNAGSYYPIRIVFSNAITKASLFFTISLPDGTLLDDMTNYIFTFDEEESYCPAAEDVTTTYTPWTGTYTSTIGTSLTTSIGSDGIPTTSTIYTVETPEVEGTTTTYTPWTGTYTSTIGTSVTTSVGADGITTTSTIYTVETPEVEGTTTTYTPWTGTYTSTIGTSVTTSVGSDGIPTTSTIYTVETPEVEGTTTTYTPWTGTYTSTIGTSVTTSVGSDGIPTTSTIYTVETPEVEGTTTTYTPWTGTYTSTIGTSVTTSVGSDGIPTTSTIYTVETPEVEGTTTTYTPWTGTYTSTIGTSVTTSVGSDGITTTSTIYTVETPEVEGTTTTYTPWTGTYTSTIGTSVTTSVGSDGIPTTSTIYTVETPEVEGTTTTYTPWTGTYTSTIGTSVTTSVGSDGITTTSTIYTVETPEVEGITTTYTPWTGTYTSTIGTSVTTSVGSDGIPTTSTIYTVETPEVEGTTTTYTPWTGTYTSTIGTSVTTSVGSDGIPTTSTIYTVETPEVEGTTTTYTPWTGTYTSTIGTSVTTSVGSDGITTTSTIYTVETPEVEGTTTTYTPWTGTYTSTIGTSVTTSVGSDGIPTTSTIYTVETPEVEGTTTTYTPWTGTYTSTIGTSVTTSVGSDGIPTTSTIYTVETPEVEGTTTTYTPWTGTYTSTIGTSVTTSVGSDGIPTTSTIYTVETPEVEGTTTTYTPWTGTYTSTIGTSVTTSVGSDGIPTTSTIYTVETPEVEGTTTTYTPWTGTYTSTIGTSVTTSVGSDGIPTTSTIYTVETPEVEGTTTTYTPWTGTYTSTIGTSVTTSVGSDGIPTTSTIYTVETPEVEGTTTTYTPWTGTYTSTIGTSVTTSVGSDGIPTTSTIYTVETPEVEGTTTTYTPWTGTYTSTIGTSVTTSVGSDGIPTTSTIYTVETPEVEGTTTTYTPWTGTYTSTIGTSVTTSVGSDGIPTTSTIYTVETPEVEGTTTTYTPWTGTYTSTIGTSVTTSVGSDGIPTTSTIYTVETPEVEGTTTTYTPWTGTYNSTIGTSVTTSVGSDGIPTTSTIYTVETPEVEGTTTTYTPWTGTYTSTIGTSVTTSVGSDGIPTTSTIYTVETPEVEGTTTTYTPWTGTYTSTIGTSVTTSVGSDGIPTTSTIYTVETPEVEGTTTTYTPWTGTYTSTIGTSVTTSVGSDGIPTTSTIYTVETPEVEGTTTTYTPWTGTYTSTIGTSVTTSVGSDGITTTSTIYTVETPEVEGTTTTYTPWTGTYTSTIGTSVTTSVGSDGIPTTSTIYTVETPEVEGTTTTYTPWTGTYTSTIGTSVTTSVGSDGITTTSTIYTVETPEVEGTTTTYTPWTGTYTSTIGTSVTTSVGSDGIPTTSTIYTVETPEVEGTTTTYTPWTGTYTSTIGTSVTTSVGSDGIPTTSTIYTVETPEVEGTTTTYTPWTGTYTSTIGTSVTTSVGSDGITTTSTIYTVETPEVEGTTTTYTPWTGTYTSTIGTSVTTSVGSDGIPTTSTIYTVETPEVEGTTTTYTPWTGTYTSTIGTSVTTSVGSDGIPTTSTIYTVETPEVEGTTTTYTPWTGTYTSTIGTTVFTTTGTDGKPTTSTTYTVETPEFNGVSTTYTFWTGSFTSTYLTTIFTTTGSNGLSTTSTIIYVETPGFGYFNTTSSKSSPLTTIPGTTSTSETVSPVNPTTETSGLPSSVTRTTVIVTSGRTITSTIVTCDATTTTVPNNSNNNNGGSNNSGSEVYSVSSETSNTPVTVTKTSVYTTSGSTITATITSTIVPNNNNNNGGSGSSETGNTPVTVTKTSVFTTSGSTITATITSTIVPNDNNNNGGSGSSETANTPVTVTKTSVYTTSGSTITSVTTSTIVPNNNNENGSGSSGNASEYVETISSGSVYTTVTKSANGNSGNSDNVITKTTSGGKVITTTIQSETVSSTAAIEVQSIQSQPASSGLISIYQAGAVSNRISTFKMFFTLFVLFFNLF from the coding sequence TACACTTTGTTATAATGATAACCAACTTCCTTACACTTTACCAGTAATTTTTGATTACAATACAACATTCACTAATTTTACAATGGAACTTACTGGTTACTTTTTAGCACCACAAACTGGTTCTTACACCTTTACATTAGGATATGTTGATGATTCTGCTGGCTTGTTGTTCGGCGAAAATGCATTTGGATGTTGTCAGCAAAATGATATTACTGCATCAACaactaattttttggtggatgcaattaaaaattggCATGTGGGAATACAAAATTATGCTGTGGctaaaataacaatgaaCGCTGGGTCATACTATCCAATAAGAATTGTATTTTCAAACGCAATTACTAAAGcaagtttgttttttacaATAAGTTTGCCCGATGGAACTCTTCTTGATGATATGAccaattatatatttacctttgatgaagaagagTCATATTGTCCAGCTGCTGAAGATGTTACCACCAcatacacaccatggactggcACATatacatctactattggtactagttTAACCACCAGTATTggatcagatggtattccaacaacctctactatctacacagttgagactccagaagttgaaggtactactactacttacacaccatggaccggtacatacacatctactattggtaccagtgttaccaccagtgttggtgcagatggtattacaaccacctctactatctacacagttgagactccagaagttgaaggtactactaccacttacacaccatggaccggtacatacacttccactattggtaccagtgttaccaccagtgttggttcagatggtattccaactacttccaccatctacacagttgagactccagaagttgaaggtactactaccacttacacaccatggaccggtacatacacttccactattggtaccagtgttaccaccagtgttggttcagatggtattccaactacctccactatctacacagttgagactccagaagttgaaggtactactaccacttacacaccatggaccggtacatacacttccactattggtaccagtgttaccaccagtgttggttcagatggtattccaactacctccactatctacacagttgagactccagaagttgaaggtactactactacttacacaccatggaccggtacatacacttccactattggtaccagtgttaccaccagtgttggttcagatggtattacaaccacctctactatctacacagttgagactccagaagttgaaggtactactaccacttacacaccatggactggtacatacacttccactattggtaccagtgttaccaccagtgttggttcagatggtattccaacaacctctactatctacacagttgagactccagaagttgaaggtactactaccacttacacaccatggactggtacatacacttccactattggtaccagtgttaccaccagtgttggttcagatggtattacaaccacctctactatctacacagttgagactccagaagttgaaggcattactactacttacacaccatggaccggtacatacacttccactattggtaccagtgttaccaccagtgttggttcagatggtattccaactacctccactatctacacagttgagactccagaagttgaaggtactactaccacttacacaccatggaccggtacatacacttccactattggtaccagtgttaccaccagtgttggttcagatggtattccaactacttccaccatctacacagttgagactccagaagttgaaggtactactaccacttacacaccatggaccggtacatacacttccactattggtaccagtgttaccaccagtgttggttcagatggtattacaaccacctctactatctacacagttgagactccagaagttgaaggtactactaccacttacacaccatggaccggtacatacacttccactattggtaccagtgttaccaccagtgttggttcagatggtattccaactacctccactatctacacagttgagactccagaagttgaaggtactactaccacttacacaccatggaccggtacatacacttccactattggtaccagtgttaccaccagtgttggttcagatggtattccaacaacctctactatctacacagttgagactccagaagttgaaggtactactaccacttacacaccatggactggtacatacacttccactattggtaccagtgttaccaccagtgttggttcagatggtattccaacaacctctactatctacacagttgagactccagaagttgaaggtactactactacttacacaccatggactggtacatacacttccactattggtaccagtgttaccaccagtgttggatcagatggtattccaacaacctctactatctacacagttgagactccagaagttgaaggtactactactacttacacaccatggactggtacatacacttccactattggtaccagtgttaccaccagtgttggatcagatggtattccaactacttccaccatctacacagttgagactccagaagttgaaggcactactactacttacacaccatggaccggtacatacacttccactattggtaccagtgttaccaccagtgttggttcagatggtattccaactacctccactatctacacagttgagactccagaagttgaaggtactactaccacttacacaccatggaccggtacatacacttccactattggtaccagtgttaccaccagtgttggatcagatggtattccaactacttccaccatctacacagttgagactccagaagttgaaggtactactaccacttacacaccatggaccggtacatacacttccactattggtaccagtgttaccaccagtgttggttcagatggtattccaactacctccactatctacacagttgagactccagaagttgaaggtactactaccacttacacaccatggaccggtacatacacttccactattggtaccagtgttaccaccagtgttggttcagatggtattccaacaacctctactatctacacagttgagactccagaagttgaaggtactactaccacttacacaccatggactggtacatacacttccactattggtaccagtgttaccaccagtgttggatcagatggtattccaacaacctctactatctacacagttgagactccagaagttgaaggtactactaccacttacacaccatggactggtacatacaattccactattggtaccagtgttaccaccagtgttggatcagatggtattccaactacttccaccatctacacagttgagactccagaagttgaaggtactactaccacttacacaccatggaccggtacatacacttccactattggtaccagtgttaccaccagtgttggttcagatggtattccaactacttccaccatctacacagttgagactccagaagttgaaggtactactaccacttacacaccatggaccggtacatacacttccactattggtaccagtgttaccaccagtgttggttcagatggtattccaactacctccactatctacacagttgagactccagaagttgaaggtactactaccacttacacaccatggaccggtacatacacttccactattggtaccagtgttaccaccagtgttggttcagatggtattccaactacctccactatctacacagttgagactccagaagttgaaggtactactactacttacacaccatggaccggtacatacacttccactattggtaccagtgttaccaccagtgttggttcagatggtattacaaccacctctactatctacacagttgagactccagaagttgaaggtactactaccacttacacaccatggactggtacatacacttccactattggtaccagtgttaccaccagtgttggttcagatggtattccaacaacctctactatctacacagttgagactccagaagttgaaggtactactaccacttacacaccatggactggtacatacacttccactattggtaccagtgttaccaccagtgttggttcagatggtattacaaccacctctactatctacacagttgagactccagaagttgaaggcactactactacttacacaccatggaccggtacatacacttccactattggtaccagtgttaccaccagtgttggttcagatggtattccaactacctccactatctacacagttgagactccagaagttgaaggtactactaccacttacacaccatggaccggtacatacacttccactattggtaccagtgttaccaccagtgttggttcagatggtattccaactacttccaccatctacacagttgagactccagaagttgaaggtactactaccacttacacaccatggaccggtacatacacttccactattggtaccagtgttaccaccagtgttggttcagatggtattacaaccacctctactatctacacagttgagactccagaagttgaaggcactactactacttacacaccatggaccggtacatacacttccactattggtaccagtgttaccaccagtgttggttcagatggtattccaactacctccactatctacacagttgagactccagaagttgaaggtactactaccacttacacaccatggactggtacatacacttccactattggtaccagtgttaccaccagtgttggttcagatggtattccaactacctccactatctacacagttgagactccagaagttgaaggtactactactacttacacaccatggaccggtacatacacttccactattggcACTACTGTATTTACTACcactggtactgatggcaaaccaaccacctctaccacttacacagttgagactccagaatTTAATGGCGTTAGTACCACTTATACTTTTTGGACTGGTTCATTTACCTCAACTTATTTAACTACTATATTTACTACCACTGGCTCTAATGGATTGTCTACCACTTCCACTATCATTTACGTTGAAACACCAGGATTTGGTTATTTCAATACTACTAGCTCTAAATCATCTCCATTGACTACTATTCCAGGTACTACCTCTACTTCTGAAACTGTTTCTCCAGTTAATCCAACTACTGAGACATCTGGATTGCCTTCTAGTGTTACAAGAACTACTGTGATTGTTACATCTGGCAGAACTATAACCTCGACTATTGTCACATGCGATGCTACTACCACCACTGTTCCAAACaatagcaacaacaataatggtgGTTCTAACAATTCCGGTTCCGAAGTTTATTCTGTTAGTTCTGAGACTTCCAATACACcagttactgttactaAGACTAGTGTGTACACTACATCTGGTAGTACCATTACTGCTACTATCACCTCCactattgttccaaataacaacaacaacaacggtGGATCTGGTAGTTCTGAAACTGGTAATACACCAGTCACTGTTACCAAGACTAGTGTATTCACTACTTCGGGTAGTACCATTACTGCCACTATCACCTCtactattgttccaaatgacaacaacaacaacggtGGATCTGGTAGTTCTGAGACTGCTAATACACcagttactgttactaAGACTAGTGTGTACACTACATCAGGTAGTACCATCACATCTGTTactacatctactattgttccaaacaataataatgaaaatggaTCAGGTTCTTCAGGCAATGCTAGTGAATATGTTGAGACTATTTCTTCTGGTTCTGTTTATACCACTGTTACCAAGAGTGCCAATGGTAACTCTGGTAATTCCGACAATGTTATTACCAAGACCACATCTGGTGGCAAAGTTATTACCACCACTATTCAATCAGAAACTGTTTCTAGCACAGCTGCTATTGAGGTTCAAAGTATTCAATCTCAACCAGCATCTAGTGGATTAATTTCTATTTACCAAGCTGGTGCTGTTTCAAACAGAATATCTACCTTCAAGATGTTCtttactttatttgttttgtttttcaatttattttaa